From the genome of Muricauda sp. SCSIO 64092, one region includes:
- a CDS encoding RNA-binding domain-containing protein, producing MPETNRIEYKRELSTGLEKEVIAFLNSREGGLLYIGLDKDGNTYGLADSDSDQLKIKDRLKNNIRPSALGLFDIVSEEKEGQDILKIIVASGPEKPYHLRKYGMSEKGCFIRIGSAAEPMPQKMIDELFASRTRNSISRIKSIRQDLTFGQLKIYYEESGHKLSSNFTKNLELLTEDNTFNYAAYLLADKNSTSIKVAKYSGGNRADLVESNEYGNECLVKATKQVIDKIAIENRTTTKITSKERQQSQLWNPIALREGIINAFVHNDYTNEIPPKFEIFADRIEITSAGGLPEGLSKKEFFEGFSVPRNKELMRIFKDLELVEQLGSGIPRILEHYGKDSFSFSDNFLRMNFMAKEVAVVDGGQTGGVIGGVIGGVISEAIDNESALAKRQKEVLRLIAANTAITYNEIAQALGINESAVGKHINALKEKGYLERKEGTRGYWEINL from the coding sequence ATGCCGGAAACCAACCGTATAGAGTACAAAAGAGAACTTTCAACGGGGCTTGAAAAAGAGGTTATTGCCTTCCTGAACTCCAGAGAAGGAGGCCTGCTTTATATTGGCTTGGATAAAGATGGTAACACCTATGGGTTGGCAGATTCTGATAGTGACCAACTCAAAATCAAAGATCGGCTAAAAAACAATATTAGACCCTCTGCCCTAGGGCTTTTTGATATTGTCTCAGAGGAAAAAGAGGGGCAGGATATTTTAAAGATTATTGTAGCAAGCGGCCCTGAAAAACCATATCATCTCAGAAAATACGGAATGAGTGAAAAAGGCTGTTTTATCCGTATCGGTTCGGCTGCCGAACCTATGCCCCAAAAAATGATTGATGAGCTTTTTGCCTCGCGCACACGAAATTCTATCAGCAGGATAAAGTCCATTAGACAGGATTTGACCTTTGGGCAATTGAAAATATACTATGAGGAGTCGGGTCATAAGCTGAGTAGCAACTTTACGAAAAACTTGGAGCTGCTGACCGAGGACAACACGTTCAATTATGCAGCGTATCTGCTAGCGGATAAGAACAGTACGTCCATCAAAGTTGCCAAATATTCGGGCGGTAATCGAGCAGATTTGGTCGAAAGTAATGAATACGGTAATGAATGCCTGGTCAAGGCTACTAAACAGGTCATAGACAAAATAGCGATAGAGAACCGCACCACGACAAAAATCACCTCCAAAGAGCGTCAACAATCCCAACTCTGGAATCCCATTGCTTTACGGGAGGGTATTATCAACGCCTTTGTGCATAATGACTATACCAATGAAATACCGCCCAAATTTGAAATCTTTGCAGATAGAATAGAAATCACGTCTGCTGGAGGCTTACCCGAAGGATTGAGTAAAAAAGAATTTTTTGAAGGCTTCTCCGTACCTCGCAATAAAGAGCTGATGCGCATCTTTAAGGATCTGGAACTCGTAGAGCAATTGGGTTCCGGTATTCCTCGAATCCTGGAGCACTATGGTAAAGATAGTTTTAGCTTCTCGGACAACTTTCTAAGAATGAATTTTATGGCTAAAGAAGTAGCTGTAGTTGATGGTGGTCAAACAGGTGGTGTAATAGGTGGTGTAATAGGTGGTGTAATAAGTGAGGCTATAGATAATGAATCTGCTCTGGCCAAAAGACAAAAAGAGGTTCTAAGACTTATTGCTGCTAATACCGCTATAACTTATAATGAAATTGCCCAAGCTTTAGGTATTAATGAATCTGCCGTTGGTAAACATATCAATGCCCTTAAGGAAAAAGGGTATCTAGAGCGTAAGGAGGGAACACGAGGCTACTGGGAAATAAACTTATAA
- a CDS encoding JAB domain-containing protein, whose product MRAINEIEVSYRHEIPEFGWKKVSSSEEAAEVLFEDWDKGNIGLQESFKVVLLNNGNQVKGIYEISKEGITGTTVDLRILFAIVLKSLTVSIILCHNHPSGMLKPSANDKSITKQIQDASKLFNVKVLDHIILAPDGSYYSFADRGLV is encoded by the coding sequence ATGAGGGCAATCAATGAAATTGAGGTAAGTTATCGGCACGAGATTCCCGAATTTGGCTGGAAGAAAGTAAGTTCATCGGAAGAAGCGGCCGAGGTATTGTTCGAAGATTGGGACAAGGGCAACATAGGATTACAGGAATCTTTCAAGGTGGTATTGCTCAACAACGGAAATCAGGTCAAGGGTATCTATGAGATCTCTAAAGAAGGGATAACGGGAACCACGGTCGATCTGCGTATCCTGTTCGCCATCGTCCTCAAAAGCCTTACAGTTTCAATCATATTGTGTCATAACCATCCGAGCGGTATGCTAAAACCCAGCGCCAACGATAAAAGCATCACCAAACAGATACAGGACGCCTCCAAACTTTTTAATGTCAAGGTGCTGGATCATATCATACTGGCCCCCGATGGCTCCTATTACAGCTTTGCCGATAGAGGTTTGGTATAG
- a CDS encoding plasmid mobilization protein, which produces MARPKKDVKALKAIIVSFRLNADKYLELTKNADSLGLTVPQFIRKKISGSVLAKMRYSPIDRKVYVELSRIGNNINQLTRQRYLGMRNPIHLDEQLNEMKLLIDDLKSKIVYDASKAD; this is translated from the coding sequence ATGGCACGACCAAAAAAGGATGTAAAAGCGTTGAAGGCTATAATCGTAAGCTTTAGGCTCAATGCGGACAAGTATCTTGAACTGACAAAAAATGCCGATTCATTGGGACTTACCGTTCCCCAGTTTATCAGGAAAAAGATATCAGGCTCGGTGCTCGCAAAGATGCGGTATTCCCCCATCGACCGAAAGGTATACGTGGAGCTTTCCCGTATTGGGAACAATATCAACCAATTGACCAGACAAAGATATTTGGGCATGCGGAACCCTATTCATTTGGATGAGCAATTAAATGAAATGAAACTCCTTATCGATGACCTGAAATCAAAAATCGTTTACGATGCTAGCAAAGCAGATTAA
- a CDS encoding relaxase/mobilization nuclease domain-containing protein produces the protein MLAKQIKGKDFYGLLAYNEKKVENDQGYVLDCGISHDTVVNMTKEFNMVRQLRPNLEKVVYHVSLNLPLMDNLGDSEFANLGFDYLQGMGFDSNQYIMYRHTDTNHEHIHIIANRVKYSGEVVSDSRDYQRSEKLVRKLEIKYGLSQVESPVLKQKAGITQQEIEKAIRTGKAPIKLVLQQRIDGAMIRSNDVQGFIGELKKKG, from the coding sequence ATGCTAGCAAAGCAGATTAAGGGCAAGGATTTCTATGGGCTTTTGGCCTACAACGAAAAGAAGGTTGAAAACGACCAGGGATATGTACTGGACTGTGGTATCAGCCATGATACCGTGGTCAACATGACCAAGGAGTTCAACATGGTCAGGCAGCTCCGTCCAAATCTGGAAAAGGTCGTTTACCATGTGTCGCTCAACCTACCCCTGATGGACAATCTGGGGGATAGCGAATTTGCCAATCTGGGCTTTGATTATCTGCAAGGGATGGGCTTTGACAGCAACCAGTACATCATGTACCGCCATACGGACACCAATCATGAGCATATCCATATCATCGCCAATAGGGTAAAGTATTCGGGTGAAGTAGTTTCCGATAGTAGGGACTATCAGCGCAGTGAAAAGCTGGTTCGTAAACTGGAAATCAAATACGGCCTCTCCCAAGTTGAAAGTCCAGTTCTTAAACAGAAAGCGGGCATCACCCAACAGGAAATTGAAAAAGCGATACGTACGGGAAAAGCACCCATAAAACTAGTTCTACAACAAAGGATAGATGGGGCAATGATACGTTCAAACGATGTACAGGGTTTTATAGGGGAGCTTAAGAAAAAAGGGTAA
- a CDS encoding tyrosine-type recombinase/integrase yields MGRKKYTEPKIYHGGEDFDLSKRWYVYYSYESPNLKDKLGKPIMVRQAPVTMSINRKYKTKAERLMQLGIVKEVLLEMLKEGYSPYKDKLSFNSESLDYTVESALDYAYAIKITKLSDTSVKDYKSRYGRFKKYLDKKNLLDKSILTITKQMVNHYLHTVASSSSARNRNNTRIILSAIFAELEDNDIIPRNFVENIKVLDTKSVSHKTYSLKELEGLFAYMRENDPLLLLFVKFVSYNFLRPIEVCRLKVKDVFLSQKLLRFRAKNKPEKTKIIPDIVHNEIVELDFPIQDHYLFTPNGIGEWKAAETSRRDYFTKRFWKLKKRYNEHLIKEGKNLQLGPEYTIYSFRHTFITLLFRKFRKEYTYTETCDKLMLITGHSTLDALKSYLKDIDAELPEDYSGLLDLNL; encoded by the coding sequence ATGGGAAGAAAAAAATACACCGAACCGAAGATCTACCACGGTGGGGAGGATTTCGACCTCTCCAAGCGGTGGTACGTCTATTATTCCTATGAAAGCCCAAATCTTAAGGACAAGCTCGGTAAGCCCATCATGGTACGGCAGGCCCCGGTCACCATGAGCATCAACCGTAAGTACAAGACCAAGGCCGAAAGGCTCATGCAACTGGGCATTGTCAAGGAAGTGCTGTTGGAAATGCTGAAGGAAGGATATTCCCCCTATAAGGATAAACTGTCCTTTAATTCCGAATCCCTTGACTATACCGTCGAATCGGCCCTTGATTACGCCTACGCCATAAAAATTACGAAGCTCTCCGATACTTCTGTAAAGGATTATAAGAGCAGATACGGCAGATTTAAAAAATATCTAGATAAAAAGAACCTGCTCGACAAAAGTATATTGACCATCACCAAACAAATGGTCAACCACTACCTGCATACGGTTGCAAGTTCGAGCAGTGCTAGGAACCGGAACAACACTCGTATCATCCTAAGCGCTATTTTTGCAGAATTGGAGGATAACGATATCATCCCTCGTAACTTTGTTGAGAACATCAAGGTACTTGATACGAAATCGGTGAGCCATAAGACCTATTCGCTAAAAGAGCTTGAAGGTCTTTTCGCCTACATGCGTGAAAACGACCCCCTCTTATTGCTTTTTGTAAAGTTCGTTTCCTACAACTTTTTGCGGCCTATCGAGGTATGTCGATTGAAGGTCAAGGATGTATTCCTTTCCCAAAAACTGTTACGGTTCCGCGCAAAGAACAAGCCCGAAAAGACAAAGATCATACCAGACATCGTGCACAACGAAATCGTTGAACTCGATTTTCCCATTCAGGACCACTATCTTTTCACCCCCAATGGTATAGGAGAGTGGAAAGCAGCTGAGACCAGCAGAAGGGACTATTTCACCAAACGCTTTTGGAAACTGAAGAAGAGGTACAACGAGCATCTTATTAAAGAGGGAAAGAACCTTCAGCTAGGTCCTGAATATACTATCTATTCCTTTAGGCACACTTTCATCACTTTGCTCTTTAGAAAGTTCAGAAAAGAATATACCTACACTGAGACTTGCGATAAACTCATGCTCATCACTGGACATTCGACCCTGGATGCGCTAAAGTCCTATCTAAAGGATATTGACGCAGAGCTCCCAGAGGATTACAGTGGATTGTTGGATTTGAACCTCTAG
- a CDS encoding site-specific integrase: MASVKILLWKHYEKKDGTCPLVLRITKDRKPRYVFTGTYILEKDWDSVHSKIKKSHPNSKRLNNFLLKKLTEADDTALEAMSHNDNVSAKHIQKKVQRKGKNISFFQVGSKRVKDKYDTGTFSVARSELSILYNIKEFTNLNEAGSRQSIIDGIKERRQLRHKKGMDPKMGIMDGIKEFANNGSLAFTDIDMAFINRFKSFCETYLKHKERTVTNQLIFIRTIYNIAIEEGIVNDKYYPFAGDKEKIRITESLKIGLNKEEVQRIEALALEEGSSVWHTRNVWLFSYYFAGVRISDVLEMKWSDFIDDRLFYVMNKNQKSQSLKIPEKARAILAFYKKDQKNKRDYIFPFLKHANPNNPEDVFIKARNATSLFNKYLKRIAESCNIDKKISNHIARHTFGNIAGDTIHPLMLQKLYRHTDLKTTIGYQANFIHKDADDALDAVIN; the protein is encoded by the coding sequence ATGGCTTCAGTAAAGATACTTTTATGGAAACATTATGAAAAAAAAGATGGTACCTGCCCCTTGGTACTTCGGATTACCAAAGATCGAAAACCCAGGTACGTTTTTACCGGAACATATATTTTAGAAAAAGATTGGGATTCGGTACACTCTAAGATTAAAAAATCACACCCCAATTCTAAACGGCTCAACAACTTTCTTTTGAAAAAGTTAACTGAGGCAGACGACACTGCTCTTGAGGCTATGTCCCACAACGATAATGTTTCTGCAAAGCACATTCAGAAGAAGGTACAGCGAAAGGGAAAGAACATTTCATTTTTTCAAGTTGGCTCCAAACGGGTTAAGGATAAGTATGATACTGGGACATTTTCTGTTGCTCGATCTGAGCTTTCCATCCTCTATAACATTAAAGAGTTTACGAACCTCAATGAAGCAGGATCACGACAGAGTATCATTGATGGTATCAAAGAGCGGAGACAACTTCGACACAAAAAGGGTATGGACCCGAAGATGGGTATCATGGATGGGATCAAAGAATTTGCGAACAACGGGTCTCTTGCCTTTACTGACATTGATATGGCATTTATCAATCGGTTCAAGTCCTTCTGTGAGACCTACCTCAAGCACAAAGAACGAACGGTTACGAACCAACTGATATTTATCAGAACCATCTACAATATTGCCATTGAAGAGGGTATTGTTAATGATAAATACTATCCTTTCGCAGGGGATAAAGAGAAGATACGCATTACCGAGAGTCTCAAAATTGGGCTCAACAAAGAAGAAGTACAACGTATTGAAGCATTAGCGTTGGAAGAGGGGAGTTCTGTGTGGCATACGCGAAATGTATGGCTCTTCTCCTACTACTTTGCTGGAGTGCGAATATCAGATGTCCTTGAAATGAAGTGGTCAGATTTTATTGATGATCGTTTGTTCTACGTCATGAACAAAAATCAGAAGTCACAGAGCTTAAAAATCCCTGAAAAGGCACGTGCGATTCTAGCCTTCTACAAAAAGGATCAGAAGAATAAGAGGGACTACATATTTCCTTTTTTGAAACACGCCAACCCAAATAATCCCGAAGACGTATTTATCAAGGCTCGTAATGCAACGAGTTTGTTTAATAAGTACCTCAAGCGAATAGCTGAATCCTGTAACATCGACAAGAAAATTTCAAATCATATTGCACGACATACCTTCGGGAATATCGCCGGAGATACCATTCATCCGTTAATGCTACAAAAACTCTACCGCCACACTGATCTTAAAACGACTATCGGATACCAAGCAAACTTTATTCACAAAGATGCAGATGACGCACTTGATGCCGTCATCAACTAA
- a CDS encoding helix-turn-helix domain-containing protein, whose translation MEVICIQDEAFYELIEVVVDRLKEKFQVTQDKWVTPERAMELLNIKSKTTLQNLRDTGAITYTQPQRKIILYDYDSIMEYLDNHKKEKFT comes from the coding sequence ATGGAAGTAATCTGCATACAAGACGAAGCATTCTATGAATTGATTGAAGTTGTGGTAGATCGACTCAAAGAGAAATTTCAGGTGACCCAAGACAAGTGGGTAACACCGGAGCGTGCCATGGAGTTACTGAACATCAAGAGCAAGACCACGCTGCAAAATCTCCGTGACACAGGAGCCATCACCTACACCCAACCACAGCGAAAAATCATTCTGTACGACTATGATTCCATTATGGAGTACCTCGACAATCACAAAAAAGAAAAGTTCACATGA
- a CDS encoding ParA family protein has translation MTKKITLFNHKGGVSKTTTTFNLGWKLAELGHKVLLVDADPQCNLTGLILGYSGDEDFEQFYLENPDRNIKAALKPAYESLPRLIEPVEPIQVTNRPNLSLVPGHINLSEYEITLGIAQELSSSIQALKNVPGAFSYFIDKEIEEYEFDFVLIDMNPSLGALNQNILMTSDFFLVPTSPDYFSKMAIDSLTAVFPRWVNWSNRAQGMDELENAAYPFPKGHPKFLGTVIQKYRPRKGVASEGFQAWIDRINKGVKETLTPKLNEIEMMLSTEKYNQIEADFNETFCLVQIPDFNTLIATSQEHKIPVFALEDEMFGHVGAVLEQDRAKKAEFNEIFNELANRVIELTNE, from the coding sequence ATGACAAAAAAGATAACACTATTTAATCATAAAGGCGGTGTAAGTAAAACAACCACTACCTTCAATCTAGGATGGAAACTTGCTGAACTTGGTCATAAAGTGCTACTAGTTGATGCGGATCCACAGTGTAATCTAACAGGGCTCATTCTTGGCTATTCAGGAGATGAAGATTTTGAGCAATTCTACCTCGAAAATCCAGATAGAAATATTAAAGCAGCTCTAAAACCTGCCTATGAATCACTTCCTAGACTGATTGAACCGGTAGAGCCAATTCAGGTAACAAATAGACCAAATTTAAGCTTAGTACCAGGTCATATCAACTTATCAGAATATGAAATCACATTAGGAATAGCACAAGAATTGTCTAGTTCAATTCAAGCATTAAAAAATGTGCCAGGAGCGTTCTCATATTTTATTGATAAAGAAATCGAAGAATACGAATTTGATTTTGTATTGATAGATATGAATCCAAGTCTAGGGGCGTTAAATCAGAATATCTTGATGACAAGTGACTTTTTTCTTGTTCCAACTTCACCTGATTACTTTTCAAAAATGGCTATTGATTCGTTAACAGCAGTATTTCCACGTTGGGTAAATTGGTCTAATAGAGCTCAAGGAATGGATGAACTTGAAAATGCGGCTTATCCTTTTCCCAAAGGACATCCAAAATTTTTAGGAACGGTAATTCAAAAATATAGGCCTAGAAAAGGAGTTGCATCAGAAGGTTTTCAGGCTTGGATTGATAGAATAAATAAAGGTGTGAAGGAAACTCTTACCCCTAAACTTAATGAAATTGAAATGATGCTGTCAACCGAGAAATACAATCAAATTGAAGCTGATTTTAATGAAACCTTTTGTCTTGTACAAATTCCTGATTTCAATACTTTGATAGCAACCTCTCAGGAACATAAAATACCTGTATTTGCACTTGAAGATGAAATGTTTGGTCATGTTGGGGCGGTACTAGAACAGGATAGAGCTAAAAAAGCTGAGTTCAATGAAATATTTAATGAACTCGCAAATCGGGTGATTGAATTGACAAATGAATAA
- a CDS encoding HEPN domain-containing protein yields the protein MNNSVSQFNSRIQEIKDLTSTIDQIDGMTTNALDISDLYRSQIVLAVSALDHFIHEFVLEEMMEIYNGRRTTCPAFNRFPIPISTVQGSIPSNIIISSHIRQKHSWLSFQDPDKIADAIRLVSDLKLWEEIAPSFGLNAGDLKAKLKLIVDRRNKIAHESDLDPSNPGVKWPISTTDVRDVIDFIEKVANEIFNKIK from the coding sequence ATGAATAATTCTGTATCACAATTCAATAGCAGAATTCAGGAAATAAAAGACCTAACATCTACCATTGATCAGATCGATGGAATGACTACCAATGCTCTAGATATATCTGATTTATATCGGTCTCAAATCGTACTTGCAGTTAGTGCGTTGGATCATTTTATTCATGAGTTTGTCTTAGAAGAAATGATGGAAATATATAATGGCAGAAGGACTACATGCCCAGCATTTAATCGATTTCCAATTCCAATTTCGACAGTTCAAGGCTCTATACCTTCAAATATTATAATATCATCGCATATAAGGCAAAAACACTCTTGGCTTAGTTTTCAAGATCCGGATAAAATCGCTGATGCAATTAGACTAGTAAGTGATTTAAAACTATGGGAAGAAATTGCACCTAGTTTTGGTTTAAATGCTGGAGATCTTAAAGCAAAATTGAAATTGATTGTTGATCGCAGAAATAAGATAGCTCATGAATCAGATTTGGATCCTTCAAATCCTGGAGTTAAATGGCCAATTTCAACTACTGATGTAAGAGATGTAATTGATTTTATTGAAAAGGTAGCAAATGAAATTTTTAATAAAATAAAATAA
- a CDS encoding toll/interleukin-1 receptor domain-containing protein, translating to MKELNQEYVLSLIQKEAWKPVLDFLYKRKEEIPNDTLLQYSATIFESEFFSKISKENTSITFDNLQELFLLHNGKFFVLNDDNYKTLVRELAAQSEGETAYNYAKLFPEEEVCKEIINKYEKEKPKKELANKIEKMNWIEIYNRLFEVINVQGDASTYFSGPRFINTLKEFNQYHPDYHQYINLRNEQGKSTSRKIYFYDMIMELDENTRIDFINRILEMVEPFEEEKVKPIKALIKGEKPKIEKPKKETANEEVATVFISYSWDSEKHKNWVLELANQLVKEGVNVILDRYELRPGKNLPHFVETSIKKADRIVIIFTPNYKLKAEKRAGGVGYEYSIMNSELYKNQTNNERIIPVLRDGDSTDSIPEFMQQYIHIDMRNDENYENSYTDLLREIYDEPEIIKPEIGTKRNIASS from the coding sequence ATGAAAGAATTGAATCAAGAATACGTACTATCACTCATACAGAAAGAGGCTTGGAAACCAGTTCTTGATTTTCTATATAAGAGAAAGGAAGAAATTCCAAATGATACTCTTCTACAGTATTCGGCAACGATATTTGAATCCGAATTTTTCTCAAAAATCTCTAAAGAAAATACATCAATAACATTTGACAATCTGCAAGAATTATTTCTTCTACATAATGGAAAGTTTTTTGTGCTAAATGATGATAATTATAAAACTTTGGTTCGTGAATTAGCTGCTCAAAGTGAAGGAGAAACTGCATACAATTACGCTAAATTATTTCCAGAAGAAGAAGTTTGTAAGGAGATAATCAATAAATATGAGAAGGAAAAACCTAAAAAAGAACTTGCGAATAAAATTGAAAAAATGAACTGGATTGAGATTTATAATAGATTATTCGAGGTAATTAATGTGCAAGGTGATGCAAGCACATATTTTTCTGGTCCAAGATTCATAAATACTCTCAAAGAATTCAATCAATATCATCCTGACTATCATCAATATATCAATCTGCGAAATGAGCAAGGGAAAAGTACGAGTAGAAAAATCTATTTCTACGACATGATAATGGAACTTGATGAAAACACCCGAATTGATTTTATCAATAGAATACTTGAAATGGTTGAGCCTTTTGAGGAAGAAAAAGTAAAACCAATAAAGGCTTTAATCAAAGGAGAAAAACCTAAGATTGAAAAACCAAAAAAGGAAACTGCCAATGAGGAAGTTGCAACTGTATTTATTTCTTATTCATGGGATTCAGAAAAGCACAAAAACTGGGTTCTTGAATTAGCAAATCAACTTGTTAAAGAAGGAGTAAATGTGATATTGGATAGATATGAACTTAGACCTGGTAAAAACTTGCCTCATTTTGTTGAGACTTCGATTAAGAAAGCCGACAGAATAGTTATAATTTTTACACCTAACTATAAATTAAAAGCAGAGAAAAGAGCAGGTGGAGTTGGCTATGAGTATTCAATAATGAATTCAGAACTCTACAAGAATCAAACTAACAACGAAAGAATAATTCCAGTTCTGAGAGATGGTGATTCCACAGACAGCATTCCTGAATTTATGCAACAATATATACATATTGACATGAGAAACGATGAAAATTATGAAAACTCATATACAGATTTGCTACGTGAAATATATGATGAACCGGAAATTATCAAGCCCGAAATTGGAACTAAAAGAAATATTGCCAGCAGCTAA
- a CDS encoding zeta toxin family protein yields MKNLYIIAGPNGAGKTTASYTILPEIFNCDEFVNADEIARGLSPFNPDEVAIQSGKMMVRRIKELLHEGKSFAIETTLATKSHVSLIEQARSNGYTITLLFLFLDSIELAIERVGIRVKEGGHDIPKDVIARRYERGLNHLFNRYLPIVDEWSMVNNSKEGFSTIARGLIDGTLIEVDKNVWRQLKTKYYDK; encoded by the coding sequence ATGAAAAATTTATACATTATTGCAGGGCCAAATGGAGCCGGAAAAACAACAGCTTCATATACCATTTTACCTGAGATATTTAATTGTGATGAGTTTGTTAATGCGGACGAAATCGCAAGGGGACTATCGCCATTTAATCCTGATGAAGTTGCAATACAGTCGGGCAAAATGATGGTACGACGGATCAAAGAACTATTACATGAGGGAAAGTCGTTTGCGATTGAAACAACACTTGCAACGAAAAGCCATGTTTCACTTATTGAACAAGCTCGAAGCAATGGATACACGATCACATTACTTTTCTTATTTTTAGACTCCATTGAGTTGGCCATCGAAAGAGTGGGTATTAGGGTTAAAGAGGGCGGTCATGACATCCCAAAAGATGTTATTGCACGCAGATATGAAAGAGGTCTTAACCATCTCTTTAATCGCTACCTACCAATTGTTGATGAATGGTCAATGGTCAATAATTCCAAAGAAGGATTTAGCACCATTGCAAGGGGTTTAATTGATGGCACACTCATTGAGGTAGACAAAAATGTTTGGCGACAACTAAAAACAAAATATTATGACAAGTAA
- a CDS encoding type II toxin-antitoxin system RelE/ParE family toxin, with amino-acid sequence MAYRLEVRDDALDDIARSYKWYEEKSEGLGLRFVDEVEATINYVSKYPEHFQIKSKKPYREAVLKVFPYVVVYEINKKEKSIVVYSVFPCKDDPDKKPR; translated from the coding sequence ATGGCTTACCGTCTTGAGGTTCGTGATGATGCCCTTGATGATATTGCAAGGAGCTATAAATGGTATGAGGAAAAGAGTGAGGGTCTTGGCTTACGTTTTGTTGATGAGGTTGAAGCTACAATCAATTATGTTTCAAAGTACCCGGAGCATTTTCAGATAAAATCAAAAAAGCCATACCGAGAGGCTGTTTTAAAGGTTTTTCCCTACGTTGTGGTTTATGAGATTAATAAGAAGGAAAAATCAATTGTGGTGTATTCGGTATTCCCATGTAAAGATGATCCAGATAAAAAACCTAGATAG
- a CDS encoding addiction module protein, producing the protein MTTVELKNLISKSMKSADIGLLQYIAEAIRNYNANKSSSSVLTADQIKELDRRRSRYLSGEGTSYSWEEVKQQLRDKHGLPS; encoded by the coding sequence ATGACAACTGTAGAGTTAAAAAATTTGATTTCCAAATCTATGAAGTCCGCAGACATTGGACTTCTTCAATATATTGCCGAAGCTATACGAAACTATAATGCCAACAAGTCTTCTTCTTCCGTTTTGACAGCCGACCAAATCAAAGAACTGGATAGACGTAGAAGTCGTTACCTTTCAGGAGAAGGAACATCCTATTCTTGGGAAGAAGTAAAACAACAACTTAGAGACAAGCATGGCTTACCGTCTTGA
- a CDS encoding replication protein, translating into MLYYKNTTQTPNVIFNDLLKVLTESELKVLLTIIYKTIGQVDPKNPSQRIQRAWIAQKFFCMVTGLSNKSVSKAIDSLVKKNRIRVSDGYNKTMSTPGTRRGASALYYESCLQLSPNVKKASEHSSHNAVKKLHTIKLNSIKQSCDLSSQGTQRLSDLKRFKLLQQMTHVHSENYVPRFRGKR; encoded by the coding sequence ATGCTGTATTATAAAAACACAACCCAGACACCAAACGTCATATTCAACGACCTCTTGAAAGTTCTCACCGAAAGTGAACTGAAGGTACTCCTGACGATAATATACAAGACCATTGGTCAGGTAGACCCAAAGAACCCGTCACAACGGATACAGCGTGCCTGGATTGCCCAGAAATTCTTTTGCATGGTTACCGGGCTTTCCAACAAGTCGGTATCGAAAGCCATTGATAGCCTTGTCAAAAAGAACCGGATTCGTGTTTCTGACGGATACAACAAAACCATGTCAACACCCGGAACAAGGCGTGGAGCATCTGCGCTGTATTATGAAAGCTGTTTACAACTTTCTCCCAACGTCAAAAAAGCTAGTGAACATTCTTCCCATAATGCAGTGAAAAAACTTCACACTATTAAACTAAATTCCATTAAACAATCGTGTGACCTTTCTTCACAAGGGACACAACGACTAAGCGACCTCAAACGGTTCAAGCTGTTACAGCAAATGACCCACGTTCATTCTGAAAACTATGTGCCTCGTTTTAGGGGGAAACGGTAG